A stretch of the Saprospiraceae bacterium genome encodes the following:
- a CDS encoding dihydrofolate reductase has translation MTTDKLKVTIHMVSSLDGIIAKKDNSISWFETSHHYDQGVEGDDPTEFLKTIDCYVMGSKTYELALELSKDYGWAYGDKPTIVLTNRNLKSDKQNIEFYPGDLNKIIHEYLKPKYKNIWVVGGSGLTRDLIQLKLVDEIRVSILPIILGEGLPFFNQINQEQALHLKGAKAYKNGMVELCYEIIK, from the coding sequence CAAATTAAAAGTGACAATCCATATGGTTTCCAGTCTTGACGGAATTATTGCCAAGAAGGACAATAGCATTTCCTGGTTTGAAACTTCTCACCACTACGATCAAGGCGTAGAAGGTGATGACCCAACGGAATTTTTAAAAACGATAGACTGCTATGTAATGGGTTCAAAAACATACGAACTGGCTTTGGAACTTTCAAAAGATTATGGATGGGCTTATGGAGACAAGCCCACTATTGTGCTAACGAATCGCAACTTGAAAAGCGACAAACAGAATATTGAATTCTATCCGGGTGATTTAAACAAAATCATACATGAGTATTTGAAACCAAAATATAAAAACATTTGGGTGGTTGGCGGCTCTGGTTTGACCAGAGACTTGATTCAACTGAAATTAGTAGACGAAATCCGGGTAAGTATTTTACCAATTATACTTGGTGAGGGGTTACCATTTTTCAATCAGATTAACCAGGAACAGGCATTACACTTAAAAGGTGCAAAAGCATATAAAAACGGGATGGTAGAATTATGCTATGAGATAATAAAATGA
- a CDS encoding NADP-dependent oxidoreductase: MKAFIVKNYGKEEKLHLTDLSEPAINENDVLVQVHSAAVNVIDLLIRNGDFKLFLPLKSPFQLGRDVAGVIVKLGSKVRNFKVGDEVYSSSANHHVGTFAEFISIAENEIALKPKNLSMEEASSIPLVGLTAWQALVELANVQKGQKVFIQAGSGGVGTFAIQLAKHLGATVATTTSSANFNLVKRLGADIVIDYKTQDFETLLKEYDVVLHSNKDTKILEKSLRVLRPNGQLISLVGPPTPEFAEQIGLPGYLKFITKLLSFGIKRKAKKLNVKFTFLFMKADGKQLSQISSLIELGKIKAVVDQVFPFEQTNNALSYVETGRSKGKVVVKIK; this comes from the coding sequence ATGAAAGCATTCATAGTAAAAAACTACGGCAAAGAAGAAAAACTGCATTTGACAGATTTGTCAGAACCAGCAATTAACGAAAATGATGTATTGGTGCAAGTCCATTCGGCAGCTGTCAATGTAATCGATTTACTTATACGAAATGGTGATTTTAAACTTTTCCTGCCCTTGAAATCCCCTTTTCAATTGGGTCGCGATGTCGCCGGTGTTATTGTAAAACTTGGCTCAAAAGTTCGCAATTTCAAAGTTGGCGATGAAGTATATTCAAGTTCAGCCAATCATCATGTAGGCACTTTTGCAGAATTTATTTCTATTGCTGAAAATGAGATTGCCTTAAAGCCAAAAAATCTCAGCATGGAAGAAGCAAGCTCTATTCCTTTGGTCGGATTGACAGCCTGGCAGGCATTGGTTGAACTAGCGAATGTTCAAAAGGGACAAAAAGTTTTTATTCAAGCGGGTTCTGGTGGCGTGGGCACCTTCGCCATTCAATTAGCCAAACATTTGGGGGCAACTGTCGCCACCACTACAAGTTCTGCTAATTTTAATTTAGTAAAAAGATTAGGGGCAGATATTGTTATTGACTATAAAACACAAGACTTTGAAACTTTATTGAAAGAGTATGATGTCGTTTTGCACAGCAATAAGGATACAAAAATTCTTGAAAAGTCGCTGCGGGTTTTAAGGCCAAACGGACAACTTATTTCATTGGTTGGTCCACCAACACCTGAATTTGCAGAACAAATTGGTTTGCCCGGGTATCTTAAATTTATAACAAAACTATTGAGTTTTGGTATAAAGAGAAAGGCAAAAAAATTAAATGTAAAATTTACTTTTCTGTTTATGAAAGCGGATGGCAAACAATTAAGTCAAATAAGCTCATTAATTGAGTTGGGAAAAATAAAAGCTGTTGTTGATCAGGTGTTTCCATTTGAGCAAACAAATAATGCTTTGTCTTATGTTGAAACCGGTCGGTCAAAAGGAAAAGTTGTTGTCAAAATCAAGTAG
- a CDS encoding helix-turn-helix domain-containing protein has product MSFEERLKIKALLETGHSQKDIAQLLNRSASTISREFNRNIAKRGRGSGHYCAESAQRKQFRGIKITKGNQTHRRA; this is encoded by the coding sequence ATGAGTTTTGAAGAAAGATTAAAAATTAAGGCTTTGTTAGAAACTGGTCATTCTCAAAAAGATATAGCTCAATTATTGAATCGATCTGCATCGACCATTAGTAGAGAGTTTAACCGCAATATTGCTAAAAGGGGAAGAGGATCAGGACATTATTGTGCTGAATCGGCACAAAGAAAACAGTTCAGAGGCATAAAAATAACCAAAGGCAATCAAACTCACAGACGAGCTTAA